One genomic window of Mus musculus strain C57BL/6J chromosome 4, GRCm38.p6 C57BL/6J includes the following:
- the Pou3f2 gene encoding POU domain, class 3, transcription factor 2: MATAASNHYSLLTSSASIVHAEPPGGMQQGAGGYREAQSLVQGDYGALQSNGHPLSHAHQWITALSHGGGGGGGGGGGGGGGGGGGGGDGSPWSTSPLGQPDIKPSVVVQQGGRGDELHGPGALQQQHQQQQQQQQQQQQQQQQQQQQQQQRPPHLVHHAANHHPGPGAWRSAAAAAHLPPSMGASNGGLLYSQPSFTVNGMLGAGGQPAGLHHHGLRDAHDEPHHADHHPHPHSHPHQQPPPPPPPQGPPGHPGAHHDPHSDEDTPTSDDLEQFAKQFKQRRIKLGFTQADVGLALGTLYGNVFSQTTICRFEALQLSFKNMCKLKPLLNKWLEEADSSSGSPTSIDKIAAQGRKRKKRTSIEVSVKGALESHFLKCPKPSAQEITSLADSLQLEKEVVRVWFCNRRQKEKRMTPPGGTLPGAEDVYGGSRDTPPHHGVQTPVQ; this comes from the coding sequence ATGGCGACCGCAGCGTCTAACCACTACAGCCTGCTCACCTCCAGCGCCTCCATCGTACATGCCGAGCCGCCTGGCGGCATGCAGCAGGGCGCAGGGGGCTACCGCGAGGCGCAGAGCCTGGTGCAGGGCGACTACGGCGCGCTGCAGAGCAACGGGCACCCGCTCAGCCACGCTCACCAGTGGATCACCGCGCTGTCccacggcggcggcggcgggggcggcggcggcggtggagGAGGCGGGGGAGGCGGCGGGGGAGGCGGCGACGGCTCCCCGTGGTCCACCAGCCCCCTAGGCCAGCCGGACATCAAGCCCTCGGTGGTGGTACAGCAGGGTGGCCGAGGCGACGAGCTGCACGGGCCAGGAGCGCTGCAGCAACAGcatcaacagcaacagcaacagcagcagcagcagcagcagcagcagcagcagcaacagcagcagcaacaacagcgaCCGCCACATCTGGTGCACCACGCTGCCAACCACCATCCCGGGCCCGGGGCATGGCGGAGTGCGGCGGCTGCAgctcacctccctccctccatgggAGCTTCCAACGGCGGTTTGCTCTATTCGCAGCCGAGCTTCACGGTGAACGGCATGCTGGGCGCAGGAGGGCAGCCGGCTGGGCTGCACCACCACGGCCTGAGGGACGCCCACGATGAGCCACACCATGCAGACCACCACCCGCATCCGCACTCTCACCCACACCAGCAACCGCCCCCGCCACCTCCCCCACAAGGCCCACCGGGCCACCCAGGCGCGCACCACGACCCGCACTCGGACGAGGACACGCCGACCTCAGACGACCTGGAGCAGTTCGCCAAGCAATTCAAGCAGAGGCGGATCAAACTCGGATTTACTCAAGCAGACGTGGGGCTGGCGCTTGGCACCCTGTACGGCAACGTGTTCTCGCAGACCACCATCTGCAGGTTTGAGGCCCTGCAGCTGAGCTTCAAGAACATGTGCAAGCTGAAGCCTTTGTTGAACAAGTGGTTGGAAGAGGCAGACTCATCCTCGGGCAGCCCCACCAGCATAGACAAGATCGCAGCGCAAGGGCGCAAACGGAAAAAGCGGACCTCCATCGAGGTGAGCGTCAAGGGGGCTCTGGAGAGCCATTTCCTCAAATGCCCTAAGCCCTCGGCCCAGGAGATCACCTCCCTCGCGGACAGCTTACAGCTGGAGAAGGAGGTGGTGAGAGTTTGGTTTTGtaacaggagacagaaagagaaaaggatgaCCCCTCCCGGAGGGACTCTGCCGGGCGCCGAGGATGTGTATGGGGGTAGTAGGGACACGCCACCACACCACGGGGTGCAGACGCCCGTCCAGTGA